In Pradoshia eiseniae, a single genomic region encodes these proteins:
- a CDS encoding tyrosine-type recombinase/integrase, whose amino-acid sequence MILSEAWDLYKADKQIQGYSSQTLKAYNVQLNLLIRNLGDRSLDEITTDSLKLYLGNVANQLKAASLSHRIRFIKSLFRWAQDENVLNGNPAAKIKEPKLDVRIPKFLTEVEIEHLREACHTTLENALFEFMYSTGCRIGEAVNLNRQSIDFSNQSVIVLGKGNKEREVYFNTRCDIWLKRYLDERTDDQEALFVTVRAPHRMSISQMRYIIKQISKKSGINKSIHPHQLRHSYATTLLNNGAPLEVIQNLMGHEKSETTKIYAYLSGTLRRELYKKFF is encoded by the coding sequence ATGATACTATCTGAAGCGTGGGATTTATATAAAGCTGATAAACAAATACAAGGATATTCATCTCAGACTTTAAAAGCCTATAATGTCCAATTAAACTTATTAATCCGGAATCTTGGTGATAGATCCCTTGATGAAATAACCACCGATTCATTAAAGCTTTATCTAGGGAATGTTGCTAATCAATTAAAGGCTGCTAGTCTTAGTCATAGGATACGTTTTATAAAATCGCTGTTTAGATGGGCCCAAGATGAAAATGTTTTGAATGGCAATCCAGCCGCGAAAATTAAGGAACCAAAACTAGATGTCCGCATACCAAAGTTTTTAACTGAAGTAGAAATTGAGCATTTAAGAGAAGCTTGTCATACAACATTAGAAAATGCATTGTTCGAGTTTATGTATTCAACCGGTTGTCGAATTGGGGAAGCCGTTAATTTGAATCGACAATCCATTGATTTTTCTAATCAGTCCGTAATTGTCTTAGGTAAGGGAAATAAAGAAAGAGAAGTTTACTTTAATACTAGGTGTGATATCTGGTTGAAGAGGTATCTTGATGAGAGAACAGATGATCAAGAAGCTTTATTTGTAACCGTACGTGCTCCCCATCGGATGAGCATATCCCAAATGAGGTATATTATAAAACAGATATCGAAAAAATCCGGCATCAATAAAAGTATTCACCCACATCAGTTGAGACATAGTTATGCCACTACTTTATTGAATAATGGGGCCCCTTTAGAAGTCATTCAAAATTTGATGGGACACGAGAAGAGCGAAACAACTAAAATTTACGCTTATTTAAGTGGAACACTGCGACGGGAGTTATATAAAAAGTTTTTTTGA